The Parvibaculaceae bacterium PLY_AMNH_Bact1 genome window below encodes:
- a CDS encoding Rieske 2Fe-2S domain-containing protein (Derived by automated computational analysis using gene prediction method: Protein Homology. GO_function: GO:0051537 - 2 iron, 2 sulfur cluster binding [Evidence IEA]) gives MTDAGPVQENAQDHNPNNLPMRVAAVYERVIGASLARAWENVLDWEHLPHLHDSSFSSLELEDAGQWGWRARTKGVPEKTSPETLIELVVDRPNSRYVSRTLAGGLPGMEIWTYFAKAGERETQIKVEFHIPNADENGAAKLGEIMLGLYETLWDEDERMMVDRQTALDARTPSTKNTREPNIDVGNVKELTSRLPLTVELAGKAVNIVQIDGALHAYSAECPHMLAPLPDVAVDKEGCITCPWHGYRFDVKTGKVTNGKDLALSPSFAVTVTDDHRVLISQT, from the coding sequence ATGACCGACGCTGGACCCGTTCAAGAAAATGCGCAGGACCACAATCCAAACAATCTGCCCATGCGGGTTGCTGCCGTGTATGAGCGCGTTATTGGCGCAAGCCTCGCCCGTGCGTGGGAAAATGTTCTTGATTGGGAACACCTTCCTCATCTCCATGATTCAAGCTTTTCATCACTGGAGTTAGAAGATGCAGGCCAATGGGGATGGCGCGCACGCACAAAAGGTGTGCCAGAGAAAACAAGCCCGGAGACGCTGATTGAGCTTGTCGTCGACAGGCCAAACAGCCGATACGTGTCCCGGACGTTAGCAGGCGGCCTGCCCGGCATGGAGATCTGGACGTATTTCGCAAAAGCCGGTGAGCGCGAGACGCAGATCAAAGTCGAGTTTCATATTCCAAATGCTGATGAAAATGGTGCGGCAAAACTGGGCGAAATCATGCTCGGCCTCTACGAAACATTGTGGGATGAAGATGAACGTATGATGGTGGACCGGCAGACGGCGTTGGATGCGAGAACGCCATCCACTAAAAACACCAGAGAGCCCAACATTGACGTAGGCAATGTCAAAGAGCTCACGTCCAGGCTTCCCCTGACGGTCGAACTCGCCGGAAAAGCCGTCAACATCGTCCAAATTGACGGAGCGCTCCACGCTTACAGTGCTGAATGCCCCCACATGCTCGCCCCATTACCTGATGTGGCGGTGGACAAGGAAGGATGCATAACCTGCCCGTGGCATGGGTATCGGTTTGATGTAAAAACCGGCAAGGTCACTAACGGAAAAGACCTTGCCCTGTCGCCAAGCTTTGCGGTGACCGTCACCGACGATCACCGCGTCCTCATCAGCCAAACGTAA
- a CDS encoding hypothetical protein (Derived by automated computational analysis using gene prediction method: GeneMarkS-2+.) has translation MKKFLVVAGLTAPLLLAAPAQAGHESARHLSFEDVLRQLVLTHTDASYRSRDRHHRQDRGWQNERRIIPIARLVRQIQRDTGGRVTSVRLKRNGRVYAIEGVGRGGRHVTAKANARTGEIFDVRRDRGGAHVATNGKPIPRILRGLRNRGFSNFDRVIRDGRTYIVRGLNNRGNPVRIVANARNGRVLSVNQARRYNGPNYLRHQVRGFDHWRSGLRQQHYSNFGHATRHDDYYQVGARDRRGRDVTLNVCARTGRVLHTAYR, from the coding sequence ATGAAAAAGTTCCTTGTTGTTGCCGGTCTTACCGCTCCCCTCCTTCTTGCTGCCCCTGCTCAGGCAGGGCACGAGTCAGCCCGTCATCTTTCATTCGAAGATGTACTGCGTCAGCTCGTGCTCACACATACTGATGCATCTTATCGGTCACGCGACCGTCACCATCGCCAGGATCGAGGATGGCAGAATGAACGCCGGATCATTCCGATTGCCCGCCTTGTTCGTCAGATTCAGCGGGACACGGGTGGCCGGGTAACCTCCGTCCGTTTGAAGCGGAATGGTCGTGTCTATGCAATTGAAGGCGTTGGTCGTGGTGGGCGCCATGTCACTGCGAAAGCCAACGCCCGCACAGGTGAGATATTTGATGTTCGCCGTGATCGTGGCGGGGCGCATGTTGCGACCAATGGGAAGCCCATTCCTCGCATCCTTCGTGGCCTTCGTAATCGCGGCTTTAGTAACTTTGATCGGGTTATTCGAGACGGTCGGACTTACATCGTTCGCGGCCTAAATAATCGTGGTAATCCTGTTCGAATTGTAGCGAATGCTCGCAATGGCCGGGTTCTGTCGGTCAATCAGGCCCGTCGCTACAATGGACCAAACTATCTGCGTCACCAGGTTCGTGGCTTTGACCACTGGCGGTCTGGTCTGCGTCAGCAGCACTATAGCAACTTTGGACATGCAACTCGCCATGACGACTATTACCAGGTCGGTGCCCGTGACCGTCGCGGGAGAGATGTAACGCTTAATGTCTGTGCACGCACGGGACGGGTTCTTCACACCGCCTATCGGTGA
- a CDS encoding hypothetical protein (Derived by automated computational analysis using gene prediction method: GeneMarkS-2+.), with protein MKKLVALGAVALTLLTIAPAEARLSSPLHGAEVAKAPIVYVHRRGHTRHYHSPAREFAHWRRALVRSNYSQFGNPVLHNGFYIVRARHVSGSFYWLRVNANTGKFVRFHHRPY; from the coding sequence ATGAAAAAGCTTGTGGCCCTGGGGGCTGTTGCACTTACACTATTGACCATCGCACCGGCGGAAGCCCGGCTATCATCACCATTGCATGGCGCTGAAGTCGCTAAGGCGCCGATCGTCTACGTTCATCGTCGCGGCCATACGCGACACTACCACTCGCCTGCACGCGAATTCGCGCACTGGCGCCGGGCGTTGGTGCGCTCCAATTACTCCCAATTCGGGAACCCGGTTTTGCACAATGGTTTTTACATAGTCAGAGCGCGACATGTATCGGGTTCATTCTACTGGCTGCGGGTAAACGCAAACACCGGGAAATTTGTACGGTTCCATCATCGCCCGTACTGA
- a CDS encoding ABC transporter ATP-binding protein (Derived by automated computational analysis using gene prediction method: Protein Homology.): MSDTDTPSVSGYGDGTTDTVLSVDAVAEEAQALGLEVSRDQILKLAGDTPLVKIDGLTAGYGRMEILHEIDLAVGAGQSLCLVGPNGAGKSTILHSIFGFTDIFSGDITVDGLEVTKSSPSERLRDAGIAYILQDNSVFPDMSVEENLLMGGYLLPNPSLAKEAAERVFERYDRLAQRRTDKAGVLSGGERRLLEISRALIMDPKVLLVDEPSIGLEPRYIDMVFEILGDLKDGDGKTIIMVEQNAKKGLAFADVGYVLVSGRVAMADQGPALLENPDVGRLFLGG, translated from the coding sequence ATGAGTGACACCGACACTCCATCCGTCAGTGGTTATGGCGATGGCACAACGGATACTGTGCTCTCCGTTGATGCGGTTGCGGAGGAAGCTCAGGCGTTGGGGCTTGAGGTCTCCCGGGATCAAATCCTGAAGCTGGCAGGCGATACGCCGTTGGTAAAGATCGATGGGCTGACGGCCGGTTATGGGCGGATGGAAATCCTCCACGAAATAGACTTGGCAGTGGGAGCTGGTCAAAGTCTTTGTCTTGTCGGGCCAAATGGGGCCGGCAAATCGACCATCCTTCACTCCATCTTTGGTTTCACGGACATTTTTAGTGGTGATATCACGGTGGATGGGCTTGAAGTCACCAAAAGCAGTCCGAGCGAGCGTTTGAGAGATGCGGGGATCGCCTACATCCTGCAGGACAATTCCGTCTTTCCGGATATGAGTGTCGAAGAAAATCTACTGATGGGGGGCTATTTGCTTCCCAATCCTTCCTTGGCCAAAGAAGCGGCGGAGCGCGTGTTTGAACGCTATGATCGACTTGCACAAAGACGCACCGACAAGGCCGGGGTGCTCTCAGGCGGTGAACGTCGGCTTCTCGAAATCAGCCGTGCGCTCATTATGGACCCGAAAGTCTTGCTCGTGGACGAGCCGTCCATTGGCCTTGAGCCGCGGTATATTGATATGGTCTTTGAGATATTAGGTGATCTCAAAGACGGAGATGGCAAAACCATCATCATGGTTGAGCAGAATGCGAAGAAGGGCTTGGCATTCGCAGATGTTGGATATGTGCTCGTTTCGGGCCGGGTTGCGATGGCAGATCAGGGGCCAGCGCTCCTGGAAAACCCCGATGTTGGACGTCTTTTCCTCGGTGGTTAG
- a CDS encoding ABC transporter ATP-binding protein (Derived by automated computational analysis using gene prediction method: Protein Homology.), with protein sequence MSALLKVENVTKTFGGVVANRNVSLEVNKGDIVGLIGPNGSGKTTLFNSIVGAHPIDSGTVQFEGQEISKLTVPAIAQRGLVRTFQQTRIYAEMNCVENMRISAPDARKSVLSLLSGFSSHVDVRAEELLDFVGLASKRFLRAGSLSFGQQKLLEFAMALMSEPTLLLLDEPTAGVNPTLINGLIDRLVRANRELGVTLLVIEHNMRVIMNLAEHITCLAHGEVLAQGSPQEVRDNPSVVEAYLGASA encoded by the coding sequence ATGAGTGCGCTTCTTAAGGTTGAAAACGTCACCAAGACGTTTGGTGGTGTGGTGGCAAACCGAAATGTATCCCTAGAGGTGAACAAAGGGGATATTGTCGGGCTTATCGGCCCAAATGGGTCGGGTAAGACGACGCTTTTCAATTCAATCGTGGGAGCTCATCCAATCGACTCCGGAACTGTTCAGTTCGAGGGACAGGAGATCTCTAAGCTTACAGTGCCCGCCATTGCCCAGCGTGGTCTGGTTCGGACATTTCAACAGACCCGGATCTACGCGGAGATGAATTGCGTAGAGAATATGCGCATTAGCGCGCCGGATGCCCGCAAGTCTGTTCTGTCATTGCTCTCTGGTTTTTCAAGTCACGTAGATGTCCGGGCAGAAGAGCTTCTTGATTTTGTTGGGCTTGCTTCGAAGCGTTTTCTCCGCGCGGGGTCGCTGAGTTTCGGTCAGCAAAAACTTTTGGAGTTTGCGATGGCGCTTATGAGTGAGCCGACGCTTCTCCTGCTCGATGAACCGACGGCAGGTGTTAACCCCACCCTCATCAATGGGTTGATTGACCGGCTGGTGCGGGCAAATAGGGAACTTGGCGTGACGCTTCTGGTTATTGAGCACAATATGCGGGTGATCATGAACCTTGCTGAACACATTACCTGTCTTGCTCATGGCGAGGTCCTGGCGCAGGGGAGTCCTCAGGAGGTGCGGGACAATCCGAGTGTTGTCGAAGCCTATTTGGGGGCAAGCGCATGA
- a CDS encoding branched-chain amino acid ABC transporter permease (Derived by automated computational analysis using gene prediction method: Protein Homology.) produces MTTVQKYALIGGGLLLSLVAPFLMPQFATQLTMLWLMVVFALTWDTLGGQMGYNSFGNILFFGMGAYACAVLQRDLGLDYFAGLAVGLIFAAVLSSLVAIVLGFGMLGLRGHYFAIGTLGLGIAAGEIAGGWDYVGAGSGMVPPLYPTELAGRELFFYFLMFALALATFFVLRSLYATKFGLALNAIRDDEDKAEAMGLQTTQIKSFAWAVSAFFLGIGGGLAGNLLGFIDPRDVAFAGATFGVWMVLMAILGGKGTLWGPVIGAVVFHITQELFWTYLLGWQRVALGLLIVAIVVFFPNGIMGTLRERRPEWFGEKVEERV; encoded by the coding sequence ATGACGACGGTACAGAAATACGCTCTCATCGGCGGTGGTCTTCTTCTCTCGCTTGTTGCTCCTTTCCTGATGCCGCAATTTGCGACACAGCTCACCATGCTTTGGTTGATGGTTGTCTTCGCGTTGACCTGGGACACGCTCGGCGGGCAGATGGGCTACAACTCCTTCGGCAATATTCTGTTTTTCGGCATGGGCGCCTATGCGTGTGCCGTGCTTCAACGTGATCTTGGTCTCGACTATTTTGCGGGTCTGGCGGTGGGGCTCATCTTCGCCGCGGTCTTATCGTCGCTGGTCGCCATTGTGCTCGGGTTCGGTATGCTGGGTTTGCGGGGACACTATTTTGCGATTGGCACGTTGGGGCTTGGTATCGCAGCAGGGGAAATCGCGGGCGGCTGGGATTATGTGGGGGCCGGGTCAGGCATGGTGCCGCCGCTTTATCCGACCGAATTGGCGGGTCGTGAACTCTTCTTCTATTTTCTGATGTTTGCGTTGGCACTCGCGACATTTTTTGTCCTTCGGTCTCTCTACGCGACTAAGTTTGGTCTCGCTCTCAATGCAATTCGCGATGATGAAGACAAAGCAGAAGCGATGGGATTACAGACGACGCAGATCAAATCGTTTGCTTGGGCGGTGTCAGCATTTTTTTTGGGGATTGGCGGCGGGTTGGCTGGCAATTTGCTGGGGTTCATTGACCCGCGCGATGTCGCCTTTGCTGGTGCCACCTTTGGCGTCTGGATGGTGTTGATGGCTATTCTCGGAGGTAAGGGTACCCTTTGGGGACCGGTCATTGGTGCCGTCGTCTTCCACATCACTCAGGAGCTGTTCTGGACCTATCTGCTTGGTTGGCAGCGGGTGGCGCTCGGTCTCCTGATCGTGGCGATCGTTGTGTTTTTTCCCAATGGCATCATGGGGACGTTGCGCGAACGTCGCCCGGAATGGTTTGGGGAGAAAGTGGAGGAGCGGGTATGA
- a CDS encoding branched-chain amino acid ABC transporter permease (Derived by automated computational analysis using gene prediction method: Protein Homology.), with protein sequence MIENLQLLIDYPSLGADLVANGLMIGAIFALAAFGMALVWGVLGIINIAQGEFVMLGGFVALTAAGLGVPPLLTIPLAALALFVVGWGLYRLVIFRVVDRDLFVSLLATFGLSIILQQLSNEIFGADVRTLETGLGTLVLFDGQIVLSEIKLVSFVTALTVGLALWAFLKRARLGQAIRATAQNARAARILGIDTDRVYAATYALNAALCGAAGSLVVMAWTIHPYIGLPYTVRSFLVVIVAGLGNIVAVITAGLGLGALENLAGFILGAEYQIAFVFVLMVILLVGRNFWLRRKREYLK encoded by the coding sequence ATGATTGAAAATCTCCAGCTTCTTATCGACTATCCGTCCCTTGGGGCGGACCTCGTGGCTAACGGCCTGATGATCGGTGCCATCTTTGCGCTTGCGGCGTTTGGCATGGCCTTGGTCTGGGGCGTTCTTGGCATCATCAATATCGCTCAGGGCGAGTTTGTGATGCTTGGCGGTTTTGTAGCGCTGACCGCTGCGGGCCTTGGCGTGCCGCCGCTGCTGACCATTCCGCTTGCTGCGCTTGCGCTATTTGTTGTGGGATGGGGTCTCTATCGACTTGTCATCTTCCGTGTGGTGGATCGGGACCTGTTTGTGTCGCTTCTGGCGACGTTTGGTCTCTCGATTATCCTTCAGCAGCTTTCAAATGAGATATTTGGGGCCGATGTTCGTACCCTCGAAACGGGTCTTGGAACGCTGGTTCTGTTTGACGGTCAAATAGTCCTCTCAGAAATCAAACTTGTTTCTTTTGTCACGGCGCTGACGGTCGGTCTGGCACTTTGGGCATTTTTAAAGAGGGCCCGTCTGGGACAGGCTATCCGCGCAACGGCTCAGAATGCACGGGCGGCGCGCATTCTTGGGATTGATACAGACAGGGTTTATGCCGCGACCTACGCGCTCAATGCCGCCTTATGCGGTGCTGCAGGTAGCCTTGTTGTTATGGCCTGGACAATCCATCCCTATATTGGTCTTCCCTATACCGTCAGATCGTTCTTAGTGGTGATCGTTGCAGGACTGGGGAACATTGTCGCTGTGATCACGGCGGGGCTTGGGCTGGGTGCGCTTGAAAACCTTGCAGGCTTTATTCTCGGTGCAGAGTACCAAATTGCGTTTGTCTTTGTGCTTATGGTGATCTTGCTGGTGGGGCGGAACTTCTGGCTCCGGCGTAAGCGGGAGTATCTGAAATGA
- a CDS encoding amino acid ABC transporter substrate-binding protein (Derived by automated computational analysis using gene prediction method: Protein Homology.) — protein sequence MNLGNVLKKLGVVLMGATLTAAMVTGTSAKVEGDTVYLGAAISLTGKYSTNGAHTRKGYDLAVEQINEAGGVDVDGQTYKLGIIYYDDESTPARGAQLAERLIQQDGVQFILGPYSSGLTRAMAPITEKYGIPMVEANGASISLFQEGYKYLFAVLSTTEQYLQGAVALAAETAGEGQTLRVGLAMENDPFSQDVRTGVIADAERLGMSVVIDDKLPPELNDMSATLAKVRALRPDLLVVSGHAKGAALAIRQIADSRIDIPMLALTHCDAAQVIEKFAEKAEFVLCASQWAPGLSYSDDLFGSARDFATLFEATYGYAPPYQSAESAAAVMVFADAFERAGSFDPLAVRDALAETDMMTFYGGIDFDETGRNIAKPMVLFQIQDGEYRVVYPSNASEAELRHPTPRWSER from the coding sequence ATGAATTTGGGAAATGTGTTGAAAAAGCTGGGTGTGGTTCTGATGGGAGCCACTCTGACTGCGGCGATGGTCACCGGAACGTCCGCGAAAGTTGAGGGTGACACGGTCTATTTAGGCGCAGCTATTTCGCTGACGGGTAAGTATTCGACCAATGGTGCCCATACCCGCAAGGGATATGATTTAGCGGTGGAGCAGATCAACGAAGCTGGAGGGGTGGATGTTGATGGGCAGACATACAAACTCGGCATTATCTATTACGACGATGAATCGACTCCGGCCCGCGGCGCCCAACTAGCGGAACGTTTAATCCAGCAAGATGGTGTGCAATTTATCCTGGGCCCATATTCATCCGGCCTTACCAGGGCTATGGCTCCCATCACGGAAAAGTACGGCATCCCCATGGTTGAGGCGAATGGTGCATCTATTTCGCTTTTTCAGGAAGGGTACAAGTACCTTTTCGCCGTGTTGTCGACGACTGAACAATATCTGCAAGGAGCTGTCGCGCTTGCCGCGGAGACCGCTGGCGAAGGTCAAACTCTGCGTGTTGGGTTGGCGATGGAGAATGACCCCTTCTCGCAGGATGTCCGGACCGGTGTGATCGCCGATGCCGAAAGGCTGGGTATGAGCGTTGTGATCGACGACAAGCTACCGCCTGAATTGAATGACATGTCAGCGACGCTTGCAAAAGTGCGGGCTCTTCGGCCCGACCTTCTCGTTGTCTCAGGTCATGCGAAGGGTGCGGCGTTGGCGATTAGACAGATTGCGGACAGTCGAATTGATATTCCAATGCTTGCGCTCACTCATTGTGATGCAGCACAGGTCATTGAGAAATTTGCGGAGAAGGCGGAGTTTGTACTTTGTGCCTCTCAGTGGGCGCCTGGACTTTCTTACTCTGATGACTTGTTTGGCTCGGCTCGTGACTTTGCCACCCTGTTTGAAGCGACGTATGGCTATGCGCCGCCCTATCAATCTGCAGAGTCAGCGGCTGCGGTTATGGTGTTTGCTGATGCGTTTGAACGGGCGGGATCATTTGATCCGCTTGCGGTTAGGGACGCACTTGCTGAAACAGATATGATGACGTTCTACGGTGGCATCGATTTTGATGAGACGGGACGGAATATCGCTAAGCCAATGGTTCTTTTTCAGATCCAGGATGGCGAATACCGGGTTGTTTATCCATCCAATGCATCTGAAGCGGAATTGCGTCACCCGACGCCCCGCTGGTCGGAGCGCTGA
- a CDS encoding Hsp20 family protein (Derived by automated computational analysis using gene prediction method: Protein Homology.) yields the protein MRTFDFSPLYRSTVGFDRMASLLDAAESDTGNGYPPYNIERTGDAAYRITMAVAGFGEDEITIEAQQNKLTITGKKGAVDEDQVKYLHRGIATRSFQRQFELADYVEVKAAALENGLLHVDLAREIPEAMKARTIAINRSSSDQPSIEGKVDSEAA from the coding sequence ATGCGTACGTTTGATTTTTCCCCTCTTTATCGCTCAACAGTAGGTTTTGACCGGATGGCATCTCTTCTAGATGCCGCTGAGAGCGACACTGGCAATGGCTACCCGCCCTACAACATTGAACGGACAGGAGATGCGGCTTATCGCATCACCATGGCCGTCGCAGGCTTTGGTGAAGACGAGATAACCATCGAAGCCCAGCAAAACAAACTCACCATCACGGGCAAAAAGGGAGCGGTCGACGAGGATCAGGTAAAATACCTCCATCGCGGCATCGCGACTCGCAGCTTTCAGCGGCAATTTGAACTGGCCGACTATGTCGAAGTGAAAGCCGCCGCACTCGAAAACGGCCTGCTCCATGTGGACCTTGCACGGGAAATTCCCGAAGCGATGAAAGCGCGGACTATCGCAATTAACAGGTCATCATCAGACCAACCCTCAATCGAAGGAAAGGTCGATTCAGAAGCGGCATAG
- a CDS encoding ATP-binding protein (Derived by automated computational analysis using gene prediction method: Protein Homology.), whose amino-acid sequence MSETRKAQFAPRTLLLAFAGIAFSAVLLLTLTPLAVVHMLEHHLTSSEIDSIPVISDSTILVAAASFVLALAFASCLIHFWKKSLLAPIREINQLLVKNGDLSDIEITSLSNGNLTTTARTLADAFAQSKCARNEAERFRLVAEAIDHSVLMTDTDGYLVWANPSFSEMTGYSLEEVIGRKPGHFLRAPESEPSTTAAIDRHIRDHKGFDTEVLNMTKDGRRFWAQLEVRPVFGADGQVINFIGIERDITEDKRTEAALEANRVELQQRIIDLQSAKSELEAERAKLASSANELSSAKDAAEQANRAKSEFLATVSHELRTPMNGVLGMAELLIDSDLNQEQRDHASAIKDSGESLLVLLNDILDLSRLEAQGLELETVPIRLADIIAAVTDVMRANANDRGLELKTDISPNAPEVVMGDPTRLRQILFNLTSNAIKFTDQGSVGVFASLDADKGGNFIRIDVTDTGIGISQEAQARLFERFSQADSSISRTHGGTGLGLAICRELARLMDGDISVESTPGEGSKFSVSVPLARPNEDTVSPATDDVSTTQSSSAGEVTDSWRILVAEDQPINAKLMTAIMGRLNHTLTIAPNGVEVIKELRKDDFDLILMDIQMPEMDGILATKVIRSSDEPWHDIPIIALTAHAMAGTRDTYLQAGMNGFVSKPISIDALVHEISTVMSGAATNGEDIQVRECHEQAPVQEKDTPHAPPSDDDEAFLADMLNDLVEEDDQTAA is encoded by the coding sequence ATGAGTGAAACACGAAAAGCGCAATTTGCGCCACGCACTCTGTTGTTGGCATTCGCGGGCATCGCTTTTTCGGCTGTCTTGTTGCTGACGCTTACGCCTCTAGCAGTCGTCCACATGCTCGAACATCACCTTACGTCGAGTGAAATTGACAGCATCCCCGTGATATCTGATTCCACCATCCTCGTTGCAGCAGCGAGTTTTGTGCTGGCGCTCGCATTTGCGAGCTGTCTAATCCATTTCTGGAAAAAGAGCCTTCTCGCACCCATTCGCGAGATAAATCAATTGCTCGTCAAAAATGGGGACCTCAGCGACATTGAGATCACATCTTTGTCCAACGGCAATCTCACAACCACAGCACGCACTTTGGCCGACGCATTCGCCCAATCGAAATGTGCGAGGAACGAAGCAGAGCGTTTCCGTTTGGTAGCAGAGGCTATCGATCACTCGGTACTTATGACCGATACGGACGGATATCTGGTGTGGGCGAACCCAAGCTTCTCTGAAATGACAGGATATTCGTTGGAAGAAGTCATTGGTCGCAAGCCAGGCCACTTCCTGCGCGCACCCGAGAGCGAACCCTCCACCACAGCCGCAATCGATCGCCATATTCGCGACCACAAAGGTTTTGACACAGAAGTCCTCAACATGACCAAGGATGGTCGGCGCTTCTGGGCTCAACTGGAAGTCCGACCTGTTTTTGGCGCAGACGGACAAGTCATAAACTTCATCGGCATCGAACGTGATATCACCGAGGACAAACGGACTGAGGCCGCTCTTGAAGCGAACCGAGTTGAACTACAACAACGTATAATTGATTTACAAAGCGCCAAGAGCGAACTTGAGGCCGAACGAGCCAAACTAGCGTCGTCTGCCAACGAACTATCCTCCGCGAAAGATGCTGCCGAACAAGCAAACAGAGCAAAGTCGGAGTTTCTTGCAACGGTCAGCCACGAGCTCCGCACTCCTATGAACGGCGTACTGGGAATGGCTGAGCTTTTGATAGACAGCGATCTCAACCAGGAACAGCGTGATCATGCATCCGCTATCAAAGACTCAGGTGAGAGTTTGCTCGTTCTGTTAAACGACATTCTTGATCTCTCGCGTCTTGAAGCACAGGGTCTTGAGCTGGAGACTGTTCCCATTCGCCTCGCAGATATCATCGCAGCTGTAACAGATGTCATGCGGGCAAACGCTAACGATCGAGGACTGGAGCTGAAGACGGATATTTCTCCGAACGCACCGGAGGTCGTGATGGGCGACCCGACCCGCCTCCGCCAGATCCTCTTTAATCTCACCAGCAACGCGATCAAATTTACAGATCAGGGAAGCGTCGGTGTTTTTGCGAGCCTAGATGCCGACAAAGGCGGAAATTTCATAAGAATTGATGTAACAGACACCGGCATCGGCATTTCGCAAGAGGCACAAGCACGTTTATTCGAACGTTTCTCCCAAGCCGACAGTTCGATCTCACGAACACATGGCGGCACGGGCCTTGGTCTTGCGATCTGCCGTGAACTCGCAAGGCTCATGGACGGAGATATTTCCGTCGAAAGCACACCTGGGGAAGGCAGCAAATTCTCAGTCTCTGTGCCACTAGCCCGCCCCAACGAAGACACGGTCAGCCCCGCAACTGATGATGTGTCCACCACACAATCATCGTCCGCGGGAGAGGTAACCGATAGCTGGCGCATTCTGGTAGCAGAAGATCAGCCTATAAATGCCAAGCTGATGACCGCCATAATGGGGCGTCTAAACCACACTTTGACGATTGCTCCCAATGGGGTTGAAGTCATCAAAGAACTGCGCAAGGACGATTTTGACCTCATCCTGATGGATATCCAGATGCCCGAAATGGACGGTATCTTGGCGACGAAGGTCATCAGAAGTTCAGACGAACCATGGCACGATATTCCAATTATTGCACTTACCGCTCATGCAATGGCGGGAACACGCGACACCTACCTTCAGGCAGGTATGAACGGGTTTGTTTCAAAGCCGATCAGCATTGACGCGCTTGTGCATGAAATCAGCACCGTAATGTCGGGCGCGGCGACCAACGGCGAAGATATTCAGGTTCGCGAATGCCACGAGCAGGCACCTGTGCAGGAAAAAGACACACCGCACGCACCCCCCAGCGACGACGACGAAGCATTCCTTGCCGACATGCTGAACGATTTAGTGGAAGAAGACGACCAGACAGCCGCCTAA
- a CDS encoding Hpt domain-containing protein (Derived by automated computational analysis using gene prediction method: Protein Homology.): MADANTTDSRADRLAQAEAAINALKDEYVHQLRADVDQLTKVFASVNSNGPEAALLEDLFGVAHNLKGQAGSFGYDLVTSIAASLCDLLRGQSGQTSARDLQVIGQHVQVMERVVSKGIVGDGGETGQKIVQSLRDLHSKS; the protein is encoded by the coding sequence ATGGCGGACGCCAATACAACAGACTCACGAGCAGACCGTTTGGCTCAGGCTGAGGCGGCAATCAATGCGCTGAAGGATGAGTATGTCCATCAATTGCGCGCGGATGTGGATCAACTCACCAAGGTTTTTGCGTCTGTGAATTCAAATGGCCCAGAAGCAGCTCTTCTGGAAGACCTGTTTGGTGTCGCGCATAACCTGAAAGGCCAGGCCGGGTCATTTGGATATGACCTTGTGACCTCTATTGCCGCTTCTCTCTGTGATTTGCTTCGCGGACAAAGTGGGCAAACGAGTGCGCGCGATTTGCAAGTCATTGGGCAGCACGTGCAGGTAATGGAACGGGTCGTTTCTAAAGGTATTGTTGGCGATGGTGGCGAGACCGGTCAAAAAATCGTTCAATCGCTGCGTGACCTGCACTCGAAATCCTAA